One region of Mangifera indica cultivar Alphonso chromosome 3, CATAS_Mindica_2.1, whole genome shotgun sequence genomic DNA includes:
- the LOC123211578 gene encoding UDP-glucuronate 4-epimerase 6-like produces the protein MAPPPDTSKTVKLERYNSYVRRLHFTTLLHSSSKFFFRATILIALVLILFFTLNHPRFLIMILLITTVTFFSPLLYSLCRVGGGASWGKQLRHSATPRRPNGFTVLVTGAAGFVGSHCSLALKKRGDGVLGLDNFNDYYDPTLKRDRRKLLQKHQIFIVEGDLNDTPLLNKLFDVVPFTHVLHLAAQAGVRYAMMNPQSYVASTWPDSSTF, from the coding sequence atggCGCCTCCTCCCGATACCAGCAAAACCGTTAAGCTCGAACGCTACAATAGTTATGTTCGTCGACTTCACTTCACTACGCTCTTGCACTCCTCTTCTAAATTCTTCTTTAGAGCCACCATTCTGATTGcacttgttcttattcttttttttaccCTCAATCATCCCCGCTTTCTGATTATGATCCTCCTCATCACCACCGTCACGTTCTTCTCTCCACTTCTTTATTCCCTCTGTCGGGTCGGCGGTGGTGCCTCCTGGGGAAAGCAGCTGCGCCACTCCGCCACTCCTCGCCGCCCCAATGGCTTCACTGTGTTGGTTACCGGAGCTGCCGGATTCGTCGGATCCCATTGCTCTCTTGCTTTAAAGAAACGAGGTGACGGCGTTCTTGGATTGGATAATTTCAACGATTATTATGATCCGACGCTTAAAAGAGACCGGCGAAAGTTACTTCAAAAGCATCAGATTTTCATTGTAGAAGGAGACTTGAACGATACGCCGTTGTTGAATAAACTTTTCGACGTGGTACCTTTCACTCACGTACTACACTTAGCTGCACAAGCTGGAGTGCGTTACGCCATGATGAACCCGCAGTCTTACGTGGCGTCCACGTGGCCGGATTCATCAACCTTCTAG